TCGGGAGTTTTTCTTAACAAAGGAGTAGTCGTGATCATTGATGGTGATGTTCACATCAAAGGGTGATTCCTCCAGTATTTCATCTGAATAGATGATATTCAGTTCGAAGGTCCCTGGTTTGGTGAAGAGATCATTACGAACTGCAACTAGGGGGGCGTGGTCCAGTTTCAAACGATCCCCCACAGTCACCGCGATGTTACCTGCATTTCTCACTGCATCCCGGTAGTCTCGTGGGCTGACAAGTACAAAAATGATGAAATCACTGGTTTTCTCGGCATCCTCCACCATCTTCATTACCTTATCGAATAGGGGTATTTTCATGAATACTCCTTCTATTTTGGAGTCAATTCCCTCATCACTGGTTTTGGATATGCGATCGATGGCCTCTTTAGCCACTGCGATCCCTGAAAGTTTCTTGTTTTTCTTTAATTTGTATGAATCATAACCCTTCTTCTCAAATTCAGATAAGGTTTGGTTAGAGATTTTTTGGAGGATGTTCTTAATTTTTTTAGGCTTTGCAGAGCTTCCAATAACTATATTTTCACCTTTGAAGCTGTAGGGAATTCTTCGACTGTTAATATCTCTGAATTCATCGAAGAACTCACGGAAGGCATCGTTGGATAGTATTTTCGCATCTTCCTCTTCCGCCAGGTTCAGGATGTAGTGATCCGCGTTAGTGCCTGCAGGTACCTGGTGTACCTTTTCCTCATCCAGAAGTTTATTGAATTCTTCTTTCTCATCGATTTCATGTCTGAGTGATGCATCTGCGATGAGAATAGGATGATATCCTAAC
This DNA window, taken from Methanobacterium subterraneum, encodes the following:
- a CDS encoding NYN domain-containing protein, with amino-acid sequence MQVIVDASNVAHYGKKDGKPSLSKLLKAVEALEKLGYHPILIADASLRHEIDEKEEFNKLLDEEKVHQVPAGTNADHYILNLAEEEDAKILSNDAFREFFDEFRDINSRRIPYSFKGENIVIGSSAKPKKIKNILQKISNQTLSEFEKKGYDSYKLKKNKKLSGIAVAKEAIDRISKTSDEGIDSKIEGVFMKIPLFDKVMKMVEDAEKTSDFIIFVLVSPRDYRDAVRNAGNIAVTVGDRLKLDHAPLVAVRNDLFTKPGTFELNIIYSDEILEESPFDVNITINDHDYSFVKKNSRNIASTVAARLGTWKFPIVSVKPSMLMEKPGHYDINLEKGGDK